The following coding sequences are from one Streptomyces sp. NBC_00536 window:
- a CDS encoding AAA family ATPase, whose product MDGPIGATGEGAGAGAGAGAGDGTAANHVGIDIGGDAGTVIVGEHNVVVDAQHGSTVTVVMERERPRPVRRERVELLPRRVPEPVGRAAETAALADAVRAGGLVQLWGPPGVGKSTLLRYSARQLEPGPAGVVFLTAAYRDIADLAQEVFEACYEASGYAPSRAELRRLMAGIRVTVYLDDADLTYGQLQDLADAAPDATFVFTGSDRSLWNDGTALEIKGLDRAAGLELLARELRRPLLESELGSATDLWEAAAGLPLPLLRAAGLARTGPAGRARLPLPGEVAGILPELLERLDAAELSVLHLLATLYGAELDPVHIGALTDVPDPAGLCVRLAGLGLIVAAEHGYRFATDLGPALRAKHPRPFAADRLCGYFAEWAERAETTPAQVAGVSRALELAAELAEAAGRPDLAVRVTRAASPALARSLRFGVWGRLLGRGWVAARRSGDQQAEAYFTHEEAIRALLIGQRVMFVALAGQALLLWQALNNSHGAAAAMQLHQLASVPAAPVLPALHGGAAVTTTGTAHTAAVTGTAHTAAAPAQSVSAHMANLAGHGGTSGASTVAPHAAIVPHAAVAPHAAVAPHAVAVPHAAAVPHAAVAPHAAAVPHAAVAPHAAAAAHGHAAVTAVGGGAHAAAASGAGAAVTAGGAGTATTALGVGGAAAAGTSMATLVSTVIAALVAIVVGGVALNQIQDTGTPSGGSTSLAGTWRDGQGTTVTFVDSGGGSYTARASSDCGPVEIRLRGSGSTYSGTQSAYTHTQSGACDGTGRIEDLSMTITLSSDGTTASVLKGTGPGGTKCAFNCEPAVLARVP is encoded by the coding sequence ATGGACGGGCCGATAGGCGCAACGGGTGAGGGCGCGGGGGCGGGTGCAGGGGCGGGCGCGGGGGACGGGACCGCCGCGAACCATGTCGGCATAGACATCGGCGGCGACGCGGGCACCGTGATCGTCGGCGAGCACAACGTGGTCGTCGATGCCCAGCACGGGTCGACCGTGACGGTCGTCATGGAGCGGGAGCGGCCCCGTCCGGTGCGCCGCGAGCGGGTCGAGCTGCTCCCCCGGCGGGTGCCGGAGCCGGTCGGCCGCGCGGCGGAGACCGCCGCGCTCGCAGACGCCGTACGGGCCGGGGGCCTGGTCCAGCTGTGGGGGCCGCCCGGGGTCGGCAAGAGCACCCTCCTGCGGTACTCGGCGCGGCAGTTGGAACCCGGGCCGGCCGGTGTGGTGTTCCTGACGGCGGCTTACCGCGATATCGCGGACCTGGCCCAGGAGGTGTTCGAGGCCTGCTACGAGGCTTCGGGTTACGCGCCGTCGCGGGCCGAACTGCGGCGGCTGATGGCGGGGATACGGGTGACCGTGTACCTCGACGACGCCGACCTGACGTACGGGCAGTTGCAGGACCTCGCCGACGCGGCGCCGGACGCGACCTTCGTCTTCACCGGTTCCGACCGGTCCTTGTGGAACGACGGCACGGCGCTGGAAATCAAGGGCCTGGACCGGGCCGCGGGCCTGGAGCTGCTGGCCCGGGAGCTGCGGCGGCCGCTGCTGGAGAGCGAACTCGGCTCCGCCACCGACCTCTGGGAGGCCGCGGCCGGCCTGCCGCTGCCCCTGCTGCGTGCCGCCGGGCTGGCCCGGACCGGCCCGGCGGGCCGGGCCCGGCTGCCGTTGCCCGGTGAAGTGGCCGGGATCCTGCCGGAATTACTCGAGCGGCTCGACGCTGCGGAGCTGAGCGTGCTGCACCTCCTGGCGACCCTGTACGGGGCCGAGCTGGACCCGGTGCACATCGGCGCGCTGACCGACGTACCGGATCCGGCCGGGCTCTGCGTCCGGCTGGCCGGTCTCGGGCTGATCGTGGCGGCGGAGCACGGGTACCGCTTCGCCACCGACCTCGGCCCGGCGCTGCGGGCCAAGCATCCGCGGCCGTTCGCCGCCGACCGCCTGTGCGGGTACTTCGCCGAGTGGGCGGAGCGGGCGGAGACGACGCCCGCGCAGGTGGCCGGGGTGAGCAGGGCCCTGGAGCTGGCGGCCGAACTGGCCGAGGCGGCGGGCCGTCCCGACCTCGCCGTACGGGTCACCCGGGCCGCCTCACCGGCGCTCGCCCGCTCGCTGCGGTTCGGCGTGTGGGGGCGGCTGCTCGGCCGCGGCTGGGTCGCGGCCCGGCGGTCGGGCGACCAGCAGGCCGAGGCGTACTTCACGCACGAGGAGGCGATCCGCGCGCTGCTGATCGGCCAGCGCGTGATGTTCGTGGCGCTGGCGGGCCAGGCGCTGCTGCTGTGGCAGGCACTGAACAACAGCCACGGTGCGGCCGCCGCGATGCAGTTGCACCAGCTCGCGAGCGTGCCGGCGGCTCCGGTGCTGCCCGCACTGCACGGAGGGGCCGCGGTCACGACGACCGGCACCGCCCACACGGCCGCCGTGACGGGCACGGCCCACACCGCCGCCGCGCCCGCGCAGAGCGTGAGCGCGCACATGGCGAACCTGGCGGGCCACGGCGGTACGAGCGGCGCGAGCACCGTCGCCCCGCACGCGGCGATCGTTCCGCACGCCGCCGTGGCCCCGCATGCGGCGGTCGCGCCCCACGCGGTGGCCGTCCCGCACGCGGCGGCCGTCCCGCACGCGGCGGTCGCGCCACACGCGGCTGCCGTGCCGCACGCTGCGGTCGCACCGCACGCGGCCGCCGCCGCGCACGGGCACGCCGCCGTCACCGCGGTGGGCGGCGGGGCACACGCCGCGGCCGCGAGCGGGGCGGGCGCCGCCGTCACGGCGGGCGGGGCCGGTACGGCCACCACCGCGCTCGGCGTCGGCGGCGCGGCGGCCGCGGGCACCTCCATGGCCACCCTGGTGTCAACCGTGATCGCCGCGCTCGTGGCCATCGTCGTGGGCGGGGTCGCCCTCAACCAGATCCAGGACACGGGTACGCCGTCCGGCGGGTCCACCAGCCTGGCCGGGACGTGGCGGGATGGGCAAGGCACCACGGTCACGTTCGTGGACTCCGGGGGCGGTTCGTACACCGCGAGGGCGTCCTCGGACTGCGGTCCCGTCGAGATCCGGCTCAGGGGCAGTGGCAGTACCTACAGCGGTACGCAGAGCGCATACACACACACGCAGAGCGGCGCCTGCGACGGAACGGGCAGGATCGAGGACCTGTCGATGACGATCACCCTCTCGTCCGACGGAACCACCGCCAGCGTCCTGAAGGGAACCGGGCCCGGGGGTACGAAGTGTGCGTTCAACTGCGAACCGGCCGTGCTGGCCCGGGTCCCCTGA
- a CDS encoding Crp/Fnr family transcriptional regulator has translation MEGVGDGGGGGQGRGGSWPREEWAWPAASLLGGLGRASRERLLALGARARYPADRVLMRESEPTTFVVILLDGVVKATARTHDHRDALLAVRMGGDLVGEFAAVDGRPRSATVTTCGSAVARVVTREDFLDCMRRDPRIAHAVNESIVAKLRVANSHRIDFAGCDAATRLARVVHQIAMAYGEPAGAGVVIRWPITQPELATLSGASEPTVHKALRRLRETGVVSTGYRAIRVEDLARLNSIAFAPDASAETVV, from the coding sequence GTGGAAGGCGTAGGGGACGGCGGCGGTGGCGGTCAGGGGCGCGGCGGGTCGTGGCCGCGCGAGGAGTGGGCCTGGCCGGCGGCCAGCCTGCTCGGCGGGCTCGGCCGGGCCTCGCGCGAGCGGCTGCTCGCGCTGGGCGCGCGGGCGCGCTACCCCGCCGACCGCGTGCTGATGCGCGAATCCGAGCCGACGACCTTCGTGGTGATCCTGCTCGACGGGGTGGTCAAGGCCACCGCGCGGACCCATGACCACCGCGACGCCCTGCTCGCCGTACGGATGGGCGGGGACCTGGTCGGCGAGTTCGCGGCGGTGGACGGGCGGCCCCGGTCCGCGACGGTCACCACCTGCGGGTCCGCCGTCGCGCGGGTGGTGACCCGCGAGGACTTCCTCGATTGCATGCGCCGGGATCCGCGGATCGCGCACGCCGTCAACGAGTCGATCGTGGCCAAACTGCGCGTGGCGAACAGCCACCGCATCGATTTCGCCGGCTGTGACGCCGCGACCCGGCTGGCCCGGGTGGTGCATCAGATCGCGATGGCGTACGGGGAGCCCGCCGGCGCGGGAGTCGTGATCCGCTGGCCGATCACCCAGCCGGAACTCGCCACCTTGTCGGGAGCGTCGGAGCCCACCGTGCACAAGGCCTTGCGGCGGCTGCGCGAGACGGGCGTGGTGTCCACCGGGTACCGGGCGATCAGGGTCGAGGACCTCGCCCGCCTGAACTCCATCGCCTTCGCCCCGGATGCCTCCGCCGAAACAGTCGTATGA
- a CDS encoding PIN domain-containing protein: MTRSPTVPGGTLVLDSEGLAKAVLRDRTITAWLALARADDLRVITSAATLAEVVHPRINRPALEWTLSRLVIEPVTEPIARHAAALLAEAGLHGHKYAIDAMLSATALASPGPVTVLTSDPEDLTALCGGRVTVIKI, from the coding sequence GTGACACGCTCCCCCACGGTCCCCGGAGGCACCCTCGTCCTCGACAGCGAGGGTCTGGCCAAGGCCGTGCTGCGCGACCGCACCATTACGGCCTGGCTGGCCCTCGCCCGGGCCGATGACCTGCGGGTCATCACGTCCGCGGCCACCCTTGCGGAAGTGGTGCACCCCCGGATCAACCGTCCGGCACTGGAGTGGACCCTCTCCCGTCTCGTCATCGAGCCGGTCACCGAGCCCATCGCCCGCCACGCCGCGGCCCTGCTGGCCGAGGCCGGCCTGCACGGTCACAAGTACGCCATCGACGCGATGCTCAGTGCCACCGCCCTCGCCTCACCCGGCCCCGTCACCGTGCTCACGTCCGACCCGGAAGACCTCACCGCGCTGTGCGGCGGCCGGGTCACCGTCATCAAGATCTGA
- a CDS encoding CopG family transcriptional regulator, which yields MSEPTGKYSITMPRDIAEAARARSGPSGLSAYVAAAVARQIERDNLNEVIQVAEAEHGSITDEELQVLRDHLHQARHQESGSGADAA from the coding sequence ATGAGTGAGCCCACCGGCAAGTACTCGATCACGATGCCGCGCGACATCGCGGAGGCAGCCCGTGCCCGCAGCGGCCCCTCCGGTCTGTCCGCTTACGTCGCCGCCGCCGTCGCCCGACAGATCGAGCGCGACAACCTCAACGAGGTCATCCAGGTCGCCGAGGCCGAACACGGGTCCATCACCGACGAAGAGCTCCAGGTCCTGCGCGACCATCTCCACCAGGCCCGGCACCAGGAGAGCGGCAGCGGAGCGGACGCGGCGTGA